A single genomic interval of Penaeus monodon isolate SGIC_2016 chromosome 30, NSTDA_Pmon_1, whole genome shotgun sequence harbors:
- the LOC119592675 gene encoding zinc finger CCCH domain-containing protein 10-like translates to MTMGLLKNEMVIRMNSHSKEEGRGGGSGEDDNICRDFLRNVCRRGKRCKFKHPEETDPGPPNKPLKIDLTFCHDYQNGHCSRAMCRFIHCTCEDEDYYLRTGDIAPHILDQAIRKGQLGDVTLNGDVPICKDYLMGECSRRRGGKCKFRHITKSEYEAEIYGQEIDPSMNHYDHNINHEPIGNICPPDPKRQRFDIKPIPAEFPREREFIRPVEEVMVGRDINLREFRDRDRERNKERDRRGFRRDSDLKEADR, encoded by the exons ATGACCATGGGTTT ACTCAAAAATGAAATGGTAATTAGAATGAACAGCCAcagtaaggaggagggaagaggagggggtagcgGAGAGGATGACAACATTTGTAGAGATTTTCTGCGTAATGTTTGCCGCCGGGGTAAACGTTGCAAGTTCAAACACCCGGAGGAGACTGACCCCGGCCCACCCAACAAGCCTCTCAAGATTGATCTGACCTTCTGCCATGATTATCAGAATGGTCATTGCTCAAGGGCTATGTGCAG GTTTATTCACTGTACATGTGAAGATGAGGACTACTATCTAAGGACGGGTGACATTGCTCCACATATACTGGACCAGGCAATCAGGAAGGGTCAGCTTGGGGATGTTACTCTCAATGGTGACGTTCCAATTTGTAAA GACTACTTGATGGGTGAATGTTCTAGACGCAGGGGTGGGAAATGCAAGTTCCGTCATATAACGAAGAGTGAATATGAAGCAGAGATCTATGGACAAGAGATTGATCCATCAATGAACCACTATGATCACAATATAAACCATGAACCTATTGGTAATATTTGCCCACCCGACCCTAAACGACAGAGATTTGATATCAAGCCAATTCCAGCTGAGTTCCCTAGAGAGCGCGAGTTTATCAGACCAGTAGAAGAGGTCATGGTAGGACGTGACATCAACCTGAGGGAGTTTCGAGACAGAGATCGGGAGCGAAACAAGGAGAGGGATAGACGAGGCTTTAGAAGAGATTCTGATCTTAAGGAAGCAGATAGATGA
- the LOC119592392 gene encoding uncharacterized protein LOC119592392 produces the protein MVFRVTTLRLSKAGGSVTAVTVPAVSLASTIPVATSVQPLTAAQLSQPLPITSDGSVVALPTAPPTQQVAVAQPGPAVVGSVGGVQVSLAQSGLTAVSLSTVSLNPQIAPATSMAPSMGRPSAQNMAISMSGASGHLVSYPIMTQPGLRPQLQ, from the exons ATGGTGTTTAGG GTGACAACATTACGTCTCAGTAAAGCAGGAGGCAGTGTGACAGCAGTGACAGTACCAGCAGTAAGTTTGGCATCCACCATTCCAGTTGCAACAAGTGTACAACCTCTCACTGCAGCCCAACTGTCTCAACCTCTCCCAATAACATCTGATGGGTCTGTAGTGGCCCTGCCAACTG CTCCTCCTACACAGCAGGTTGCTGTAGCTCAGCCTGGGCCAGCAGTTGTAGGGTCTGTGGGAGGTGTGCAGGTATCTTTAGCACAGTCTGGATTAACAGCTGTTTCTCTATCCACTGTGTCTCTCAACCCTCAGATTGCCCCTGCTACTTCCATGGCCCCATCCATGGGCAGACCCTCTGCTCAGAACATGGCAATATCCATGAGTGGTGCTTCGGGTCATCTTGTTTCTTACCCCATCATGACACAACCGGGTCTCAGGCCACAGTTACAGTAG